A single window of Archangium lipolyticum DNA harbors:
- a CDS encoding DJ-1/PfpI family protein, translating into MAGKKLLMLVGDYVEDYEVMVPFQALQAVGHTVHAVCPDKKAGDTVRTAVHDFDGAQTYSEKPGHNFAVNATFAEIEASQYDGLVIPGGRAPEYLRLNPKVLQVVRHFAEARKPIAAVCHGLQVLAAAGVLEGKRCTAYPACGPEVTLAKGTYVQVPVDDAVIDGNLVTAPAWPAHPKWIAGFLQVLGTRIQH; encoded by the coding sequence ATGGCTGGCAAGAAGCTGCTGATGCTGGTGGGCGACTACGTCGAGGACTACGAGGTGATGGTGCCGTTCCAGGCCCTTCAGGCCGTGGGACACACGGTCCACGCCGTCTGCCCGGACAAGAAGGCCGGTGACACCGTGCGCACCGCGGTGCACGACTTCGATGGCGCGCAGACGTACAGCGAGAAGCCGGGCCACAACTTCGCCGTCAACGCCACCTTCGCGGAGATCGAGGCCTCCCAGTACGACGGACTGGTGATTCCCGGCGGCCGCGCCCCCGAGTACCTGCGGCTCAACCCGAAGGTCCTCCAGGTGGTGCGCCACTTCGCCGAGGCGCGCAAGCCCATCGCCGCCGTCTGCCACGGGCTCCAGGTGCTCGCGGCGGCGGGCGTCCTCGAGGGCAAGCGCTGCACGGCCTACCCCGCCTGCGGCCCCGAGGTGACGCTCGCCAAGGGCACCTACGTGCAGGTCCCCGTGGATGACGCCGTCATCGACGGCAACCTCGTCACCGCTCCGGCCTGGCCCGCGCACCCGAAGTGGATCGCCGGCTTCCTCCAGGTGCTGGGCACGCGCATCCAGCACTGA
- a CDS encoding YgiQ family radical SAM protein codes for MATHSRYSHPFLPVTRADMQARGWEQLDIIIVSGDAYVDHPAFGPVLIARFLEGRGFKVGIIAQPDWHSAEPFKALGKPRLFFGVAAGNLDSMLNRLTAQKKNRSEDQYSPGGRTNCRPDRATIVYAQRCREAYPDVPIVLGGIEASLRRIAHYDYWSDKVRRSILMDAKADLLVFGMGERPVWEIADRMRRGEKVEDIRDVRGTAYIINDAEMKAHEADPAKRAADRKVVVLPSYEEVVEDKLAFARMSRDFQMETNPGNGRPLAQRHGNRAVYFNPPAQPLDDGEARSDTVAMDELYDLSFNRVPHPMYKERIPAYETVKHSIVLMRGCFGGCSFCSITEHEGRVIQSRSAESVLREVRALRRMGDFRGTITDLGGPTANMYKLKCKSPDIESKCRKLSCVHPGVCENLQTDHGPLIDLMKQVREEPGVKHVFIASGVRYDLAERSPEYVKELAAHHVGGQLSVAPEHVSPRVLEKMKKPGIESFERFQNMFACASEEAGKEQYDIPYFISGHPGSTLEDMVELALWLKKNGKRPRQVQDFIPTPMAMATAMYYSGYDPLKMEPVYTAKGLREKRLQKALLLYWNPEHWPLAREALTLAGREDLIGRGPQALVPPETAAEASRRKQTEARERPERRTR; via the coding sequence ATGGCCACACACTCCCGCTACTCGCACCCGTTCCTTCCCGTCACCCGCGCCGACATGCAGGCCCGGGGTTGGGAGCAGCTCGACATCATCATCGTCTCCGGGGACGCGTACGTGGACCATCCCGCGTTCGGCCCGGTGCTCATTGCCCGCTTCCTCGAGGGCCGTGGCTTCAAGGTGGGCATCATCGCCCAGCCGGACTGGCACTCGGCCGAGCCCTTCAAGGCCCTCGGCAAGCCGAGGCTCTTCTTCGGGGTGGCCGCCGGCAACCTCGACTCGATGCTCAACCGGCTCACCGCGCAGAAGAAGAACCGCTCGGAGGACCAGTACAGCCCGGGCGGGCGCACCAACTGCCGGCCGGACCGCGCCACCATCGTCTACGCCCAGCGCTGCCGCGAGGCGTACCCGGACGTGCCCATCGTCCTCGGGGGCATCGAGGCCTCGCTGCGGCGCATCGCGCACTACGACTACTGGAGCGACAAGGTGCGCCGCTCCATCCTCATGGACGCCAAGGCGGACCTGCTCGTCTTCGGCATGGGGGAGCGCCCCGTCTGGGAGATCGCCGACCGCATGCGCCGGGGCGAGAAGGTGGAGGACATCCGAGACGTGCGCGGCACCGCGTACATCATCAACGACGCGGAGATGAAGGCGCACGAGGCGGACCCGGCGAAGCGGGCCGCGGACCGCAAGGTGGTGGTGTTGCCCTCGTACGAGGAGGTGGTGGAGGACAAGCTGGCCTTCGCCCGCATGTCGCGCGACTTCCAGATGGAGACCAACCCCGGCAACGGGCGGCCCCTGGCGCAGCGGCACGGCAACCGCGCCGTCTACTTCAACCCGCCGGCGCAGCCGCTGGATGACGGCGAGGCGCGCAGCGACACGGTGGCCATGGACGAGCTGTACGACCTGTCCTTCAACCGTGTCCCGCACCCCATGTACAAGGAGCGCATCCCGGCCTACGAGACGGTGAAGCACTCCATCGTGCTGATGCGCGGGTGCTTCGGCGGCTGCTCCTTCTGCTCCATCACCGAGCACGAGGGCCGCGTCATCCAGAGCCGCAGCGCGGAGAGCGTGTTGCGCGAGGTGCGGGCCCTGCGGCGCATGGGGGACTTCCGCGGCACCATCACGGACCTCGGTGGCCCCACGGCCAACATGTACAAGCTCAAGTGCAAGAGCCCGGACATCGAGAGCAAGTGCCGCAAGCTCTCGTGCGTGCACCCCGGCGTTTGCGAGAACCTCCAGACGGACCACGGGCCGCTCATCGACCTGATGAAGCAGGTGCGCGAGGAGCCGGGCGTCAAGCACGTCTTCATCGCCAGCGGTGTGCGCTACGACCTGGCCGAGCGCTCGCCCGAGTACGTGAAGGAGCTCGCCGCGCACCACGTGGGCGGTCAGCTCTCGGTGGCGCCCGAGCACGTGTCGCCCCGGGTGCTGGAGAAGATGAAGAAGCCCGGCATCGAGAGCTTCGAGCGCTTCCAGAACATGTTCGCCTGTGCCAGCGAGGAGGCCGGCAAGGAGCAGTACGACATCCCGTACTTCATCAGCGGCCACCCGGGTTCCACACTCGAGGACATGGTGGAGCTGGCGCTGTGGCTGAAGAAGAACGGCAAGCGCCCGCGCCAGGTGCAGGATTTCATCCCCACGCCCATGGCGATGGCCACGGCCATGTACTACTCGGGGTACGACCCCTTGAAGATGGAGCCCGTCTATACGGCCAAGGGGTTGAGGGAGAAGCGGCTGCAGAAGGCGCTGCTGCTCTACTGGAACCCCGAGCACTGGCCGCTGGCGCGCGAGGCGTTGACGCTGGCGGGCCGGGAGGATCTCATCGGCCGAGGGCCGCAGGCGCTGGTGCCTCCGGAGACCGCCGCCGAGGCCTCACGCCGCAAGCAGACCGAGGCCCGCGAGCGCCCAGAGCGCCGGACGCGCTGA
- a CDS encoding HAD family hydrolase, with the protein MTRMHKTIVFDLDGTLVDSLPDIIASFKYSLTSLGLPAPTDAEVRALIGHPLEEMFEHFAPGQDVTRLCSIYREHYPRNFVNRSRPFPGVLELLRTLRERGYKLAIATTKRTDMARRFIEALGMMPMVDYVQGTDGFPHKPAPDVIHRALGALGAAEGLWMVGDTTADMQAGRAAGLRTYGVTWGNHDAALLATATPDEIQPDLGRLLQHLPPLPRA; encoded by the coding sequence ATGACGCGCATGCACAAGACGATCGTCTTCGACCTCGACGGCACGTTGGTGGACTCGCTGCCGGACATCATCGCCAGCTTCAAGTACAGCCTGACGAGCCTGGGACTCCCGGCGCCCACGGACGCGGAGGTGCGCGCGCTCATCGGCCACCCCCTGGAGGAGATGTTCGAGCACTTCGCGCCCGGACAGGATGTCACGCGCCTGTGCTCCATCTACCGCGAGCACTACCCGCGCAACTTCGTCAACCGCTCGCGCCCCTTCCCCGGCGTCCTCGAGCTGCTGCGGACGCTGCGGGAGCGCGGCTACAAGCTGGCCATCGCCACCACCAAGCGCACCGACATGGCGCGGCGCTTCATCGAGGCGCTCGGGATGATGCCCATGGTGGACTACGTGCAGGGCACCGATGGCTTCCCCCACAAGCCCGCGCCGGACGTCATCCACCGCGCCCTGGGCGCGCTCGGCGCCGCCGAGGGCCTGTGGATGGTGGGAGACACCACCGCGGACATGCAGGCCGGGCGGGCCGCGGGGCTGCGCACCTACGGCGTCACCTGGGGCAACCACGACGCCGCGTTGCTCGCCACCGCCACTCCGGATGAAATCCAGCCCGACCTCGGGCGGCTGCTCCAGCACCTGCCCCCGCTCCCGCGCGCCTGA